A genome region from Salarias fasciatus unplaced genomic scaffold, fSalaFa1.1, whole genome shotgun sequence includes the following:
- the trappc8 gene encoding trafficking protein particle complex subunit 8 isoform X3 — protein sequence MTAGDYEISFGDDAVRASAPWHSVRERTLREICGGGGRHTVTTPWFEAYRENFLQSTPVSEHEFLNHHLACLLVASSSEPSPVDQFQQLSQEQHRVQHGGDVPLPRWFTPNTLKYYVLLHDVADGDEPRADAAYEDMKQRYGAQGCHLLKINSRPASERGAEQIPDPWSQYLQRRGQDPEDGGGPAEAELPPEEGAADAEAAKAPAGGNHGACLTLIDHDRIRQFVQEFTFRGLLPHIEKNIRQLNDQLVSRKGLSRSLFTATKKWFGGGKIPEKGGAEPKSASGVLYPPEAPELQIRKMADLCFLVQHYELAYSCYHTAKKDFLSDQAMLYAAGALEMAAVAAFLQAGASRPYPAHYMDTAIQTYRDVCRNGVLAERCALLSADILKSQGKFSEAATLLIKMTSEDCDLRSALLLEQAAHCFVNMRTPMVRKFSFHMILAGHRFSKAGQRRHALRCYLQALQVYRGRGWALAEDHINFTVGRQSFTLGRAEPAAAAFRLVLSNDSRQTAAQQGAFLREFLFVHQSAAPGPPDELPLLPLPHIQTPAVRVYFGHERRPAQGEKQAATHVSLDQELDHEQAAMWARLEERLLAAAHGGALPAGFQPTQSCLDQHTDNQRPPQAVVNEPVVVELAFRNPLKVPLALSNLSLLWTFQANDATTDEDSEAVTPQTIQEFLLNPEETKTTRLKLLPRRTGQMKVTGVAYELAAAAAAPCAEASQPEPLRALAVRGRQDLHIRGPRLNLTKEDKMSVRHGVDRRLEPVITAPMPLMEVFFLDFPTALLCGEVRRTTVEFGNVGAVALCGLRVASTHPDFFAFESRGSGPGPGTEQDPVPIDGGVLRPGQSVQLPLWLRGPDQEGVHEIHFLFYYQSAESGLKVSHRVLRHTAFICAGRSLSVRASARRSGGGGALVFMDVENIAASDGGPRQFHILQVSSSSRRWRLHQRINPTADCKLASRERAKLCFRAAPCPRSEGDGERERPVVADLDLGVGRVKAAFPLLPRRAGAGGTRDELDLTVVVMWKALAVEDGRDVVLEGQLHVALQALGQDAVSPPPKDEAAAEMLLLKFRAEPGPAAAPPPSPPPAEPAPLVKTSLEHPENFSHAFRRSSLCVVPVALTLSNCCSDPVDVDVDLTNSSDVHSCFSWVGKSRLAVRLRPREVRSVGLRACFPRAGVYNLNTPRVSAWAAGTAGRRAAPAAAAGPALIVIGCA from the exons atGACCGCCGGCGACTACGAGATCAGCTTCGGCG ACGACGCCGTTAGAGCTAGCGCTCCCTGGCACAGCGTGCGGGAGCGAACGCTGCGGGAaatctgcggcggcggcgggcggcacACAG tgaccACCCCGTGGTTCGAGGCCTACAGGGAGAACTTCCTGCAGTCCACGCCGGTGTCGGAGCACGAGTTCCTCAACCACCACCTGGCCT GCCTGCTGGTGGCCTCGTCCTCGGAGCCGTCCCCGGTGGACCAGTTCCAGCAGCTGTCCCAGGAGCAGCACCGCGTCCAGCACGGCGGCGACGTGCCCCTCCCCCGCTGGTTCACCCCCAACACGCTCAAGTACTACGTCCTGCTGCACGACGTGGCCGACGGCGACGAGCCGCG GGCCGACGCCGCGTACGAGGACATGAAGCAGCGCTACGGCGCGCAGGGCTGCCACCTGCTGAAGATCAACTCCCGGCCGGCGTCGGAGCGCGGCGCCGAGCAGATCCCCGACCCCTGGAGCCAGTACCTGCAGAGGAGGGGCCAG GACCCGGAGGACGGCGGAGGCCCTGCCGAGGCGGAGCTCCCTCCGGAGGAAG GCGCCGCCGACGCGGAGGCGGCGAAGGCGCCGGCGGGCGGGAACCACGGCGCCTGCCTGACCCTGATCGACCACGACCGGATCCGGCAGTTCGTCCAGGAGTTCACCTTCCGCGGCCTGCTGCCGCACATCGAGAAGAACATCCGGCAGCTCAACGACCAG ctggtGTCCAGGAAAGGCCTGAGCCGCTCCCTCTTCACCGCCACCAAGAAGTGGTTCGGCGGCGGGAAGATCCCGGAGAAGGGTGGCGCCGAGCCCAAGAGCGCCTCCGGCGTCCT GTACCCCCCCGAGGCGCCGGAGCTGCAGATCCGCAAGATGGCCGACCTGTGCTTCCTGGTGCAGCACTACGAGCTGGCGTACAGCTGCTACCACACGGCCAAGAAGGACTTCCTGTCGGACCAGGCCATGCTGTACGCCGCGGGGGCGCTG GAgatggcggcggtggcggcctTCCTGCAGGCCGGGGCGTCCCGGCCGTACCCGGCGCACTACATGGACACCGCCATCCAGACCTACCGCGACGTGTGCAG GAACGGCGTGCTGGCCGAGCGCTGCGCCCTGCTGAGCGCCGACATCCTGAAGAGCCAGGGGAAGTTCTCCGAAGCGGCGACGCTCCTCATCAAGATGACCAGCGAG GACTGCGACCTGCGCAGCGCcctcctgctggagcaggcCGCTCACTGCTTCGTCAACATGCGCACCCCCATGGTGCGGAAGTTCTCCTTCCACATGATCCTGGCCGGGCACCGCTTCAGCAAGGCAGGGCAG CGCCGCCACGCCCTGCGCTGCTacctgcaggcgctgcaggtGTACCGGGGCCGGGGCTGGGCCCTGGCCGAGGACCACATCAACTTCACGGTGGGCCGCCAGTCCTTCACGCTGGGCCGGGCcgagccggccgccgccgccttccgCCTGGTGCTGAGCAACGACAGCCGGCAGACGGCCGCCCAGCAGGGCGCCTTCCTGCGCGAGTTCCTCTTCGTGCACCAGAGCGCCGCCCCGGGGCCGCCGGACGAGCTGCCCCTGCTGCCCCTCCCCCACATCCAGACCCCGGCCGTCCGGGTCTACTTCGGACACGAGCGCCGGCCGGCGCAAG GGGAGAAGCAGGCGGCCACTCACGTGTCCCTGGACCAGGAGTTGGACCACGAGCAGGCCGCCATGTGGGCCCGCCTGGAGGAGCGCCTCCTGGCCGCCGCGCACGGCGGGGCGCTGCCCGCCGGCTTCCAGCCCACTCAGAGCTGCCTGGACCAGCACACGGACAACCAGCGCCCCCCGCAGGCCGTGGTCAACG AACCCGTGGTGGTGGAGCTGGCCTTCAGGAACCCGCTGAAGGTTCCCCTCGCGCTCTCCAACCTCTCGCTCCTCTGGACGTTCCAAGCTAACGACGCCACCACG GACGAGGATAGCGAGGCGGTGACGCCGCAAACCATCCAGGAGTTCCTCCTGAACCCCGAGGAGACCAAGACG ACCCGCCTCAAGCTGCTGCCTCGCCGCACCGGTCAGATGAAGGTCACCGGCGTGGCGTACgagctggcggcggcggcggcggcgccgtgcgCCGAGGCGTCGCAGCCGGAGCCCCTCCGGGCGCTGGCGGTCCGCGGCCGGCAGGACCTGCACATCCGGGGGCCGAGGCTCAACCTGACCAAGGAGGACAAGATGTCGGTGCGGCACGGCGTGGACCGGCGCCTGGAGCCCGTCATAACGGCCCCCATGCCGCTGATGGAG GTCTTCTTCCTGGACTTCCCCACCGCCCTGCTGTGCGGAGAGGTCCGCAGGACCACGGTGGAGTTCGGGAACGTGGGCGCGGTGGCGCTGTGCGGCCTGCGGGTGGCGTCCACGCACCCGGACTTCTTCGCCTTCGAGTCCCGGGGCAGCGGGCCCGGGCCGGGGACGGAGCAGGACCCGGTCCCCATCGACGGCGGCGTCCTGCGGCCCGGGCAGTCGGTCCAGCTGCCCCTGTGGCTCCGCGGTCCGGACCAGGAGGGGGTCCACGaaatccacttcctgttctaCTACCAGAGCGCCGAGAGCGGCCTGAAAGTCAG CCACCGGGTGCTCCGCCACACGGCGTTCATCTGCGCCGGCCGCTCGCTCAGCGTGCGCGCGTCGGCGCgacgcagcggcggcggcggcgcgctggTCTTCATGGACGTGGAGAACATCGCCGCG AGCGACGGCGGCCCGAGACAGTTCCACATCCtgcaggtgtccagcagcagccggcggTGGCGCCTGCACCAGCGCATCAACCCCACCGCCG ACTGTAAGCTCGCCAGCCGGGAACGAGCCAAGCTGTGCTTCCGGGCGGCGCCGTGTCCACGCTCCGAAG GCGACGGGGAGCGGGAGCGGCCCGTCGTGGCGGACCTGGATCTGGGCGTCGGGCGGGTCAAAGCGGCGTTCCCGCTGTTACCGCGACGGGCGGGGGCGGGCGGGACGCGGGACGAGCTGGACCTCACCGTCGTGGTCATGTGGAAG GCGCTGGCGGTGGAGGACGGCAGGGACGTGGTCCTGGAAGGCCAGCTCCACGTGGCGCTGCAGGCCCTCGGGCAGGACGCCGTGTCCCCGCCTCCGAAagacgaggcggcggcggagatgctgctgctgaagttccGGGCGGAGCcgggcccggcggcggcgccgccgccgtcgccgccgcccgCCGAGCCGGCGCCGCTCGTCAAGACCAGCCTGGAGCACCCGGAGAACTTCAGCCACGCCTTCAGGCGGAGCAG tctgtgtgtggtTCCGGTCGCTCTGACGCTGTCCAACTGCTGCTCGGACCCGGTGGACGTGGACGTGGACCTGACCAACAG CTCCGACGTGCACAGCTGCTTCTCCTGGGTGGGCAAGAGCCGGCTGGCGGTCCGGCTGCGGCCGCGGGAGGTCCGCAGCGTGGGCCTGCGGGCCTGCTTCCCTCGCGCCGGCGTGTACAACCTCAACACGCCGCGCGTCTCCGCCTGGGCGGCCGGGACCGCCGGGCGCcgcgccgcccccgccgccgccgccggcccggcGCTCATCGTCATCGGGTGCGCCTGa